A window of Cupriavidus pauculus genomic DNA:
CCAAACGTGCTGTCGATCAGCCCGAGTGCCATCACATGGTGGTGCCCGCCTGCGATGCGCCGCGTCTTCTTCTCTTGCAAGGAGCTGGGCCAGCGCAGCGCGATCGTGCCCCATCCGGGCCTTGTCTTCCAGGCGTCTCAGGCCGGCTTCGCAGTCTTCGCGGTCCAGGGCGACGAACGTCCTGTGCCGGACACCCCATTGTTCGAGCCCCCGTACTTCAACACGTGGGACTACGGGAAGATCTGCATCGGCTCGGCGCACGTGCCCAAGCAGATCGACGTCGCCTCGATTGACGGATGGGAGGCTGGGTTCTTCAACTCTGCATTCACCCATCCCAATCACGGTGGCAAGCGGGTCGCCTACGAGAAGGGCGAGTACGCGTTCTGGAAGGACATGCTCGATGGTCAGTTCACCGACTATCCGAAACAGGTCCTCATTCCCATGCAAAACACGCTGGCTGATCTGATCGCCGGCAAACTGGAGCAATAGCATGCATCCTGCAGACAATGCTTTGCAGCAGTCCTTCCCATCCGTCATGGTGCCGCGCTTTGGGCAGCTTGCGGCGATGGACCGGCCCGGTGAGCGCTTGCTCATCGCTTCGAACGGTGTTTTCCTCGAGATCGCTAGACCCTGGATTCGCGTGGTGCGCCGGCTTGGCGCCTTCAGTCATCGCACTGCCATTCCCTATGGCGAGGTGGCGGAAGCGACCGATCTGCGTTGCGGCCGCGTGCCGGCTGCGCTGATCGGTGAATTTGCTGCCATGGCACGGGCTGCGCATCCGAAGGAAACCGGTGCGTGGATCGTCTGGAATGCCGCCAGTGCGACGTTCCGGCTGGTCCCGGTTGGCATCCTCGAGCACAGCGGCGGGCACTTGAAGTATGAGCGCCCCGCACTGGCCGCGGATGATGTGCTGGTGGTCGACTGCCATTCCCATGGCAGCCATCCCGCATTCTTTTCGGATACCGACGACGAAGACGACCGGCACGACGTGAAGTTCGCGTTTGTGATGGGTAATTGTGGAGCCTATACGCCGTCCATGGCGCTGCGGCTCTGCGCCAAGGGCCTCTTCGAGAGGGTGGAGCGGGTACCGGGCGACTGGTACGCTGCCGCGCGCGAGG
This region includes:
- a CDS encoding PRTRC system protein B, whose translation is MAEILTASRSQDVAIQGAILLYGQGPGQFSYATAHRIETDASSRPVIGAGVPLNRMALIHAVREVAAHALPKGEFLTPNVLSISPSAITWWCPPAMRRVFFSCKELGQRSAIVPHPGLVFQASQAGFAVFAVQGDERPVPDTPLFEPPYFNTWDYGKICIGSAHVPKQIDVASIDGWEAGFFNSAFTHPNHGGKRVAYEKGEYAFWKDMLDGQFTDYPKQVLIPMQNTLADLIAGKLEQ
- a CDS encoding PRTRC system protein A, with the protein product MHPADNALQQSFPSVMVPRFGQLAAMDRPGERLLIASNGVFLEIARPWIRVVRRLGAFSHRTAIPYGEVAEATDLRCGRVPAALIGEFAAMARAAHPKETGAWIVWNAASATFRLVPVGILEHSGGHLKYERPALAADDVLVVDCHSHGSHPAFFSDTDDEDDRHDVKFAFVMGNCGAYTPSMALRLCAKGLFERVERVPGDWYAAAREEVLA